From Halotia branconii CENA392, the proteins below share one genomic window:
- a CDS encoding PAS domain S-box protein, which produces MIALPGVTIHSKIYESSATLVYRGIREQENCAVIAKVLKHDYPSSCELTRYRQEYEITRSFNIEGVIKAYSQQDYQRTLVILLEDFGGESLEYWMRQQSDLGLMPLSIFLDVAIAIINTLGRIHAANVIHKDINPGNIVFNPNTGVVKIIDFGIATRFSRTNPTFKSLHLLEGTPAYLSPEQTGRMNRMLDYRTDFYSLGVTFYELLTGQLPFPTQDILELVHCHIAKTPIPPHELNATIPQPVSDLILKLMAKNAEDRYQSAWGIKADLERCAGQLAEMGQINAMSLGLQDVSEQFCITQKLYGREAEIEALLAAFDKVARKETFGEICQLKSGIENAQLNVELMLVAGYAGVGKTALVQELYKPITAKHGYFISGKFDQFGRNVPYSAIAHALQKLIQQLLGEPDEQLQQWRSHLLIALGSNGQIIIDVIPEVELIIGKQPPVPEVGATQAQNRFNLTFQRFVRVFCSKDHPLVIFLDDLQWIDAATLKLIELILLDEQSQYLFLIGAYRDNEVTPTHPLVLTLETLRNQGAMLQEIILTPLTLEPLSQLIAETLHHNPDTVRSLAQVVSCKTEGNPFFVGEFLKMLYDENLLTFNAQQLSWQWNLAEIEAQDITDNVVELLLRQLQKLPQATQQILCLAACVGAEFDLETLAIVCEKSPKAIFQDLLAAIQAGLIQSLSELDENLLVQEYKFSHDRVQQAAYALIDESQKPIVHLQIGRNLLEKASPEQLSDRLFEIIDHLNQGIELITAQPERTEIARLNLITGQKAKTATAYEAALQYFNTGLKLLNPESWQSEYDLTLALYSQAAGAAYLHGRFNEMEQFVEVVLTHAKTVLDKVQVYNSRIQRYLSQSNLEEALKIGLEVLKLLEVDLIEDPSQVDIQRELKSTAALLAGREIEDLINLPEMTAPEPLAAMSILADMGAAAFIVSPALMILITCKTVNLSINYGNAIWSPLYYATYGFVLCGVVQDIELGYEFGKLALGLAERLNTKKGNAKALMLSGLLVMHWKIHLKKTIPMLVEAYQNGVETGDFEFAGYGACSACYHSFFVGEELAQVEQKTAVYSKAIGQIRREIPSSWAAMLWQTILNLLGRSLNPSRLIGSAYNEEEALPHMIAIKDRTGVNYFYLYKIVLCYLFGEYHQAAQSAVSVKQYVEAPTAVMVPLFRFYHSLVLLSLLVEASSSQKAAWLSCVSTNQEKMQKWAEHAPMNYLHKYHLVEAEKARVLGQFFEAEEFYERAIAGAAENEFIQEEALAYELAAKHYLARGREKIAQTYMKEAHYCYDRWGAAAKVRDLETRYPQFFSQSSRVAPTSILTASETISNTSEIAFDLAAVMRASQAISREIELEQLLRSLMQILIENAGAQTGYLVLENSGEWLIEAACELNEGENVCNTQVLQSIPVANQLPESIVQYVMRTQESVTLNDATREGAFTSEPYIQRNQTQSILCLPLLNQAKLVGVLYLENKLSAGAFTPERSQMLQLLSTQAAIAIENARLYAKLRVNESKITQFLEAIPVGIAIVDAAGHPYYANQCGNQIVGKEIDRSLSPEQIVEAYQLYIARTEQPYPTERLPVVRALRGERSWYDDMEIRSYNTTTPIEAWGTPVYDEQGNVIYAIVAFQDITKRKQAEKLLADYNRTLEQQVAQQTAALRKSEANYRNLVQTANSIIIRFDTQGRIRFLNDYGLRFFGYEEHQILGRTLLETIRPESETSGRNLEQFIHELFHNPVSYLQTEKENLCRDGRRVWVAWSNRAILNEQGDLVEILSVGNDITQRKQAEEALQRSEAKFRNIFENSQVGIFRTRLSDGLILDANQRFADLFGYDSPHEMIGKKQTTDCYVNSSDRHKAVELLKWNDELQNLEVQLQKRDGTLFWVLYSSRLNAADGCLEGVIADISDRKSVEAALQDSETKLRTLITALPDPLCVITAEGQVIETVGGSPSYRELYREERSGETLHQLFAKEQADEFLNYIQQVLRTQQVLTVEYSQWAAGREIWFSARIAPIRHDQVIWLARDITALKQAEATSILEERNRMAREIHDTLAQAFTGILIQVGAATQVLTDEPEATQAHLDTIEELARTGLSEARRSVRALRPQLLESGDLSSALQRLVNQMRAATDTALIYEVQGLAYPLPAEVENNLLRIGQEALTNAIKYAQAGEIRVELVYDNGQCILRIKDDGQGFGVGSVPLSSGFGLLGMSERAEHMGAQLLIKSQPKQGTEIVVIVDRK; this is translated from the coding sequence ATGATTGCCTTACCTGGAGTTACGATCCACAGCAAAATCTATGAAAGTTCGGCAACTCTTGTGTATCGGGGCATAAGAGAGCAGGAGAATTGTGCAGTTATCGCTAAAGTTCTGAAGCATGATTATCCTTCTTCTTGTGAATTAACTCGTTATCGGCAGGAATATGAAATTACCCGTTCCTTCAACATCGAAGGCGTAATTAAGGCATACAGCCAGCAAGACTATCAGCGCACGCTTGTTATTCTCTTGGAAGACTTTGGTGGGGAGTCTTTGGAATATTGGATGCGGCAGCAATCAGATTTGGGTCTCATGCCCTTGTCGATTTTTCTTGATGTGGCGATCGCTATTATCAATACACTGGGCAGAATCCATGCTGCGAATGTCATCCATAAAGATATCAACCCTGGTAACATTGTCTTTAATCCGAACACTGGCGTTGTTAAAATCATTGATTTTGGGATTGCCACTCGCTTTAGCCGCACCAATCCCACATTCAAAAGTCTCCATCTTCTAGAAGGAACCCCCGCCTATCTGTCGCCAGAGCAAACCGGGCGGATGAACCGGATGCTCGATTATCGCACTGATTTTTATTCACTGGGCGTAACCTTTTACGAACTGTTGACAGGACAGCTACCGTTCCCCACCCAAGACATCCTGGAGCTAGTTCATTGCCATATTGCCAAAACGCCGATTCCTCCGCACGAATTGAATGCGACGATTCCCCAACCCGTTTCAGACCTGATTTTGAAACTGATGGCGAAAAATGCGGAGGATCGCTATCAAAGTGCCTGGGGCATCAAAGCGGATCTAGAACGCTGCGCCGGGCAACTGGCAGAAATGGGTCAAATTAACGCCATGTCGTTGGGGCTGCAAGATGTTTCTGAACAGTTTTGCATTACTCAAAAACTGTATGGACGAGAAGCGGAGATTGAAGCGTTATTGGCGGCGTTTGACAAAGTGGCCCGAAAAGAGACATTCGGCGAAATTTGTCAACTAAAGTCAGGCATAGAAAATGCTCAACTCAATGTCGAACTCATGCTCGTTGCTGGTTATGCTGGCGTTGGCAAAACAGCATTGGTGCAGGAACTTTACAAACCCATCACGGCAAAGCACGGCTATTTTATATCAGGTAAATTTGACCAATTTGGGCGCAATGTTCCTTATAGCGCGATCGCCCATGCCCTGCAAAAATTAATACAGCAATTATTGGGTGAACCTGACGAACAGTTGCAACAGTGGCGATCGCACCTACTCATCGCTTTGGGAAGCAACGGACAAATCATCATTGATGTCATCCCCGAAGTTGAGTTGATCATTGGCAAGCAACCGCCTGTACCAGAAGTTGGAGCAACCCAAGCCCAAAATCGCTTCAATTTAACTTTTCAAAGGTTTGTGCGGGTGTTTTGTTCAAAGGATCATCCCTTGGTCATCTTCTTAGACGATCTACAGTGGATTGATGCCGCGACGCTGAAGTTAATTGAACTCATATTACTCGACGAGCAAAGCCAATATCTATTTTTAATCGGAGCCTACCGAGATAATGAAGTGACTCCAACGCATCCATTGGTTTTGACGCTGGAGACATTGCGAAACCAAGGGGCGATGCTTCAGGAAATCATCCTAACTCCCTTAACACTGGAACCGTTAAGCCAACTGATCGCTGAGACATTACATCACAATCCTGATACCGTTCGTTCCCTAGCCCAAGTTGTATCATGTAAAACCGAGGGCAACCCTTTTTTTGTCGGTGAATTTTTGAAAATGCTGTATGACGAAAATCTGTTGACTTTTAATGCACAACAGTTGAGCTGGCAATGGAATCTGGCTGAGATTGAAGCTCAAGATATCACTGATAATGTAGTAGAGTTGCTGTTGCGTCAGTTGCAGAAATTGCCACAAGCAACACAACAAATTCTCTGTCTAGCTGCTTGTGTCGGGGCTGAATTTGATTTAGAGACGTTGGCGATCGTTTGTGAAAAATCCCCTAAAGCAATTTTTCAGGATTTATTAGCAGCAATCCAAGCTGGATTAATTCAATCTCTGTCTGAATTGGACGAAAACTTGTTAGTTCAAGAGTATAAATTTTCGCACGATCGCGTCCAGCAAGCTGCTTATGCCTTAATTGATGAGTCGCAGAAACCTATTGTGCATCTGCAAATCGGTCGTAATTTACTCGAAAAAGCTTCACCAGAGCAATTATCAGACAGACTATTTGAAATTATCGATCATCTCAATCAGGGAATTGAGCTTATCACCGCTCAACCCGAACGAACTGAAATTGCCAGGTTGAATTTAATCACAGGTCAGAAAGCGAAGACAGCAACGGCTTATGAAGCAGCGCTTCAGTATTTCAATACAGGGCTTAAACTCCTCAATCCAGAGAGTTGGCAGAGTGAGTACGATCTCACCTTAGCGCTGTACTCCCAAGCAGCAGGAGCAGCATATCTTCACGGTCGCTTCAACGAGATGGAACAATTCGTTGAAGTGGTACTGACCCACGCGAAGACAGTACTTGACAAAGTGCAGGTTTACAATAGCAGAATTCAGAGATATTTGTCACAGAGCAACCTGGAAGAAGCACTGAAAATTGGATTGGAAGTGTTAAAGCTCCTGGAAGTAGATTTAATAGAAGATCCAAGTCAGGTAGATATTCAAAGAGAATTGAAGTCAACGGCTGCGCTTTTAGCTGGACGAGAAATCGAAGACTTAATTAATCTACCAGAGATGACTGCACCAGAACCGCTAGCAGCAATGTCAATCCTAGCGGATATGGGGGCTGCTGCATTTATCGTGTCACCAGCACTGATGATACTGATTACTTGCAAAACGGTAAATTTATCAATCAACTACGGTAATGCTATCTGGTCACCACTGTATTATGCTACCTACGGGTTTGTTCTATGTGGAGTTGTTCAAGACATTGAACTTGGTTATGAGTTTGGCAAATTGGCTCTGGGTTTGGCAGAACGATTGAATACCAAAAAAGGAAATGCTAAAGCATTAATGCTGTCGGGTCTCCTGGTCATGCATTGGAAGATACATCTCAAGAAAACAATACCAATGCTAGTTGAGGCTTATCAAAACGGAGTAGAAACTGGGGACTTTGAATTCGCTGGCTATGGTGCATGTAGTGCATGTTATCACTCATTTTTCGTTGGTGAGGAACTCGCTCAGGTAGAACAAAAAACGGCAGTCTACAGCAAAGCAATTGGTCAAATCAGACGAGAAATTCCCTCTAGTTGGGCTGCAATGTTGTGGCAGACAATTCTTAATCTATTAGGTAGGTCTCTTAATCCCAGTCGCCTAATTGGTAGTGCATACAATGAAGAAGAAGCACTACCACATATGATTGCCATTAAAGACAGAACTGGAGTTAACTACTTTTATTTATACAAAATTGTGTTGTGCTACCTATTTGGGGAGTATCACCAAGCTGCACAAAGTGCTGTTTCAGTCAAGCAATATGTAGAAGCACCAACGGCAGTAATGGTACCCCTATTCCGTTTTTACCATTCTCTGGTGCTTTTGAGCTTATTGGTTGAGGCTTCAAGCTCCCAAAAAGCAGCTTGGTTAAGTTGCGTTAGCACTAACCAAGAAAAGATGCAAAAATGGGCAGAACACGCCCCGATGAATTATTTGCACAAATACCATTTAGTTGAGGCAGAGAAAGCGCGAGTCTTAGGGCAATTTTTTGAGGCTGAAGAGTTTTATGAACGAGCGATCGCAGGTGCTGCTGAAAATGAGTTTATCCAGGAAGAAGCATTAGCCTATGAATTAGCGGCTAAACATTATTTAGCGCGAGGTCGGGAAAAAATTGCCCAAACTTACATGAAAGAGGCGCACTATTGCTATGATCGCTGGGGCGCAGCGGCAAAGGTCAGAGATTTAGAAACTCGCTATCCGCAGTTTTTCTCTCAATCATCCAGGGTAGCTCCCACGTCAATCCTCACCGCTTCTGAGACTATCTCTAATACTTCTGAGATCGCTTTCGATTTAGCGGCGGTGATGAGAGCCTCGCAAGCAATTTCTCGTGAAATTGAACTGGAGCAGTTGTTGCGATCGCTGATGCAGATTTTAATTGAGAATGCTGGCGCTCAAACCGGATATTTAGTTCTGGAAAACTCAGGAGAATGGTTGATTGAAGCTGCTTGTGAACTTAATGAGGGTGAAAATGTTTGCAATACGCAAGTGCTGCAATCCATTCCCGTAGCCAATCAATTGCCTGAATCGATCGTTCAATATGTGATGCGGACTCAGGAATCTGTCACTTTAAACGATGCGACTCGTGAAGGTGCTTTTACCAGCGAACCGTATATTCAACGCAACCAGACTCAATCAATTCTCTGTTTGCCACTGCTCAATCAAGCTAAGCTAGTCGGCGTACTATATTTAGAAAACAAACTATCGGCGGGAGCATTCACGCCGGAACGATCGCAAATGCTCCAACTCCTCTCAACCCAGGCAGCGATCGCGATCGAAAATGCCAGACTCTACGCCAAGCTGCGGGTTAACGAAAGCAAAATAACTCAATTTCTCGAAGCGATTCCAGTGGGAATTGCGATCGTGGATGCGGCAGGTCACCCTTACTATGCCAATCAATGTGGCAATCAGATCGTCGGCAAAGAAATTGATCGTTCCCTATCGCCAGAGCAAATTGTAGAAGCTTACCAGCTCTATATCGCAAGAACGGAGCAACCCTATCCCACAGAGAGACTGCCAGTAGTTCGGGCGTTGAGGGGTGAACGCAGTTGGTACGATGATATGGAAATTCGCTCCTACAACACCACAACTCCAATTGAAGCATGGGGAACACCCGTCTATGACGAACAAGGTAATGTTATTTATGCGATCGTCGCCTTTCAAGACATTACTAAGCGCAAACAAGCCGAGAAATTACTCGCTGACTATAACCGGACTTTAGAGCAACAGGTCGCCCAACAAACCGCAGCGTTACGCAAAAGTGAAGCAAATTATCGCAACTTAGTACAAACAGCAAACTCTATCATTATTCGCTTTGATACCCAAGGACGAATTCGATTCTTGAATGATTACGGGCTGAGATTTTTTGGCTATGAGGAACATCAGATTTTAGGGCGTACCCTGTTAGAAACGATCCGTCCAGAAAGTGAAACTTCTGGACGCAATCTCGAACAATTCATCCATGAATTATTTCACAATCCTGTATCTTACCTGCAAACCGAGAAGGAAAACCTGTGCCGAGATGGTAGACGAGTTTGGGTTGCTTGGTCAAATCGAGCAATTCTGAATGAACAGGGAGATTTAGTTGAAATTTTATCCGTTGGCAACGATATCACCCAGCGCAAACAAGCAGAAGAGGCATTACAGCGTAGTGAAGCCAAGTTCCGCAATATCTTTGAAAACTCCCAAGTCGGCATCTTCCGCACACGCCTCTCGGATGGATTAATTCTCGATGCCAATCAACGCTTTGCGGATCTATTTGGCTATGATTCACCCCATGAGATGATTGGGAAGAAACAGACTACAGATTGTTATGTAAATTCCAGCGATCGCCACAAAGCCGTTGAATTGCTGAAGTGGAATGATGAACTGCAAAACTTGGAAGTGCAGTTGCAAAAACGAGATGGTACGCTGTTTTGGGTACTTTACTCCTCTCGTCTGAATGCAGCCGATGGATGCCTGGAAGGAGTGATTGCAGATATTAGCGATCGCAAATCGGTGGAAGCTGCCCTACAAGACTCAGAGACAAAACTACGCACTTTAATTACGGCACTTCCCGATCCGCTGTGTGTCATCACTGCTGAAGGGCAAGTGATCGAAACAGTCGGAGGGAGTCCGTCCTATAGAGAGTTGTATAGAGAGGAGCGTAGTGGCGAAACGCTGCATCAACTCTTTGCTAAAGAACAAGCCGACGAATTTCTCAATTACATTCAGCAAGTGCTGAGAACCCAACAAGTCCTCACAGTTGAATACAGTCAGTGGGCGGCTGGACGAGAAATCTGGTTTTCGGCTCGCATTGCACCGATTCGGCACGACCAGGTGATTTGGCTGGCGCGAGATATTACGGCTCTTAAGCAAGCAGAAGCCACTTCAATTCTAGAAGAACGCAACCGCATGGCACGGGAAATTCACGATACGTTAGCCCAGGCGTTTACAGGCATTCTCATCCAGGTAGGTGCAGCAACTCAAGTGCTAACAGATGAGCCAGAAGCCACCCAAGCGCATTTAGATACGATTGAGGAATTAGCACGCACCGGACTAAGTGAGGCGCGGCGATCGGTCAGAGCACTCCGTCCCCAGTTGTTAGAGTCAGGCGATTTATCGAGTGCGCTTCAGCGTCTGGTAAACCAGATGAGAGCGGCGACCGATACTGCTCTGATTTATGAAGTTCAGGGGCTAGCCTATCCACTACCCGCCGAGGTTGAAAATAACTTACTGCGGATTGGACAGGAAGCCTTGACTAATGCAATTAAATATGCTCAAGCTGGTGAAATTCGCGTCGAGTTAGTATACGACAATGGACAGTGCATCTTACGAATTAAAGATGATGGACAGGGCTTTGGAGTGGGTAGTGTCCCATTGAGCAGTGGGTTTGGTTTATTAGGAATGAGCGAACGGGCGGAACACATGGGAGCGCAACTGCTGATCAAAAGCCAACCAAAGCAGGGAACAGAAATCGTTGTTATTGTCGATCGAAAGTGA
- a CDS encoding response regulator, whose protein sequence is MSQSATIRVLIVDDHSIVRQGLATIINRDPEMTVVAQAENGQQAIAHFREHQPDVTLMDLRMPQLAGVEAISAICAEFKPARIIVLTTYDGDEDIYRGLHSGAQGYLLKDAKPSELLNAIRTVHHGQQYIPPDVGAKLVQRLSNPELSERELEVLGLMAQGMSNPDIATALTIGESTVKSHVNRILSKLGVSDRTQAVIVAVKRGIVSL, encoded by the coding sequence ATTAGCCAATCCGCTACAATTCGTGTTCTGATCGTTGACGATCATTCTATTGTCAGGCAAGGGTTGGCAACGATTATTAATCGCGATCCAGAAATGACGGTGGTTGCTCAGGCAGAAAATGGGCAACAGGCGATCGCACACTTTCGCGAACACCAACCAGATGTAACCTTGATGGATTTGCGAATGCCGCAACTAGCGGGAGTTGAAGCCATTAGCGCGATTTGTGCTGAATTTAAACCTGCCCGAATTATCGTTCTCACCACCTATGATGGTGACGAAGACATCTATCGTGGCTTGCATTCAGGCGCTCAGGGTTATTTGCTCAAGGATGCGAAACCGAGTGAGCTTCTGAACGCGATTCGCACGGTTCACCACGGTCAGCAATACATTCCGCCAGACGTGGGCGCAAAACTAGTGCAGCGACTGAGCAACCCAGAACTGAGCGAACGAGAACTAGAGGTACTGGGTTTGATGGCACAGGGAATGAGCAACCCAGACATTGCGACTGCTTTAACAATTGGTGAAAGTACGGTCAAATCTCATGTGAATCGCATTTTGAGTAAATTGGGAGTGAGCGATCGCACCCAGGCCGTGATTGTTGCCGTTAAACGCGGCATCGTCAGTTTATAA